A DNA window from uncultured Methanoregula sp. contains the following coding sequences:
- a CDS encoding EFR1 family ferrodoxin (N-terminal region resembles flavodoxins. C-terminal ferrodoxin region binds two 4Fe-4S clusters.), translating to MKTIIYYFTGTGNSLDAAKKIAAGLGDCELVPIASFRETAGDIVAAADRVGIVCPVYFSGLPLMVASFAGRLDHAAAKYVFATVTHGGGGASAAIVQLDRILRARQGRGLDAGFGIAMPGNYILMYDSPAGKKQEEILAKADEEIAGITGPVLRCEKRDLPSAIVPRVLYALIYPWFRSHVHTGDKKFSVTDRCTSCGTCVAVCPADNIGLVEGKPVWKHRCELCCGCIHACPVQAIQAGPGTEKRLRYRNPSVTLTELKGKPEEKL from the coding sequence ATGAAGACCATCATCTACTATTTCACCGGCACCGGCAACTCGCTTGATGCTGCAAAGAAGATCGCAGCGGGGCTCGGCGACTGCGAGCTGGTGCCGATTGCCTCGTTCAGGGAGACAGCGGGTGATATCGTTGCGGCAGCAGACCGCGTAGGGATCGTGTGCCCGGTCTATTTTTCCGGCCTGCCGCTCATGGTGGCATCATTTGCGGGACGTCTGGATCATGCTGCAGCGAAGTATGTTTTTGCTACAGTCACCCATGGCGGGGGAGGAGCGTCTGCCGCCATCGTGCAGCTTGACCGTATACTCCGGGCGCGGCAGGGACGGGGACTTGATGCGGGATTTGGCATTGCCATGCCCGGCAATTATATCCTGATGTACGATTCGCCCGCAGGAAAAAAACAGGAGGAGATCCTCGCAAAGGCAGACGAAGAGATCGCGGGAATAACAGGACCGGTATTGCGGTGTGAGAAGCGCGATCTGCCCTCCGCGATCGTCCCCCGCGTGCTGTATGCCCTGATATACCCCTGGTTCAGATCCCACGTCCATACCGGTGACAAAAAATTCTCCGTCACGGACAGATGCACGTCCTGCGGGACCTGCGTTGCAGTCTGCCCGGCGGACAATATCGGCCTTGTTGAGGGAAAGCCGGTCTGGAAACACCGCTGCGAGCTCTGCTGCGGGTGCATCCATGCCTGCCCGGTCCAGGCCATCCAGGCAGGGCCCGGAACAGAAAAACGGCTCCGGTACCGGAACCCGTCGGTAACCCTCACGGAACTGAAAGGAAAACCGGAGGAGAAATTATGA
- a CDS encoding EFR1 family ferrodoxin (N-terminal region resembles flavodoxins. C-terminal ferrodoxin region binds two 4Fe-4S clusters.): MKTIIYYFTGTGNSLAAAKKIAAVLGNCELVPIVSLKDAPQDIVPAADRVGIVAPVYDMGLPSIVAEFAARLDLTKSGYSFCVLTMGGFGASALHQMNGIVKKKNGMPLDAAWAIPIVGNFIPLYSPAGGKKREALLSEADIRLQKMAGQIDSGIAVRPGCSPFSSLLKSLMYNGFIRQIHESDRQFIADENCTRCGTCSRVCPVQNIAMVDEKPSWQHHCELCMACLNLCPAKAIQWGPKTKGRERYRHPDLKIADMKIQRGDEP; the protein is encoded by the coding sequence ATGAAGACCATCATCTACTATTTCACCGGCACCGGCAACTCGCTCGCTGCTGCAAAGAAGATCGCCGCAGTTCTCGGCAACTGCGAACTCGTACCGATCGTATCGTTAAAAGATGCCCCGCAAGACATTGTCCCGGCCGCAGACCGGGTCGGCATTGTCGCACCGGTCTATGACATGGGGCTGCCGTCCATTGTTGCGGAATTTGCCGCCCGGCTCGACCTCACAAAATCCGGCTACAGTTTCTGTGTCCTGACCATGGGAGGATTCGGGGCCTCCGCCCTTCACCAGATGAACGGGATCGTGAAGAAGAAGAACGGGATGCCGCTCGATGCCGCCTGGGCAATCCCGATAGTGGGAAACTTTATTCCGCTCTATTCCCCGGCCGGGGGAAAAAAGAGAGAGGCCCTCCTTTCAGAAGCGGATATACGGCTGCAGAAGATGGCCGGCCAGATCGATTCGGGGATCGCTGTCCGCCCGGGATGCTCGCCGTTCTCATCCCTGTTGAAAAGCCTGATGTACAACGGGTTCATCCGGCAGATCCATGAATCGGACCGACAGTTCATCGCCGATGAGAACTGCACCCGCTGCGGCACCTGCTCTCGGGTCTGCCCGGTACAAAATATCGCGATGGTGGACGAGAAACCGTCCTGGCAGCACCACTGCGAACTTTGCATGGCCTGCCTGAACCTCTGCCCCGCAAAGGCGATCCAGTGGGGACCAAAAACCAAAGGACGGGAACGGTACCGGCACCCGGACCTGAAGATCGCCGACATGAAGATCCAGCGGGGAGATGAGCCATAG
- a CDS encoding flavodoxin family protein produces the protein MNSPERSMTGNSGIENGDAPPVKSLVVVFSYHHRNTEKIANAIAGVLDAPVKTPGQVTPEDLQEYDMIGFGSGIYGAKNHGSLIDLAEGLPEEAGRKTFIFSTYGAPVSMYKGERLSEFTRNNHKALREKLESRGCTVLDEFSCPGLNTNSVLSLFGGLNKDRPDDSDLRHAREFAESLKRRAGFGKSE, from the coding sequence ATGAACAGTCCGGAACGTTCGATGACAGGAAACAGCGGGATCGAGAACGGGGACGCACCGCCCGTAAAATCCCTTGTTGTTGTTTTTTCCTATCATCACAGGAATACCGAGAAGATCGCAAACGCCATAGCTGGCGTACTCGATGCCCCGGTAAAAACACCCGGCCAGGTTACCCCTGAAGATCTGCAGGAATACGATATGATCGGCTTTGGTTCCGGGATTTATGGTGCAAAAAACCACGGGTCGCTCATCGATCTTGCGGAGGGACTGCCAGAAGAAGCGGGCAGGAAAACGTTCATCTTCTCCACCTACGGTGCGCCGGTCAGCATGTACAAGGGAGAACGGCTCAGCGAATTTACCAGGAACAACCATAAAGCGCTCAGGGAAAAACTGGAGTCGCGGGGCTGCACGGTCCTGGATGAATTCAGTTGCCCGGGTCTCAACACCAACAGCGTTCTCTCCCTGTTCGGGGGCCTGAACAAAGACAGGCCGGATGATTCGGACCTCCGGCATGCCAGGGAGTTTGCGGAGAGCCTGAAACGCCGGGCAGGTTTTGGAAAATCTGAATGA